A portion of the Luxibacter massiliensis genome contains these proteins:
- a CDS encoding CD1108 family mobile element protein — MKVRDKKVQKMTKDGLVEENLTDKSSVRVSNRASDVLMGGKQGEKELSLVDKSSRQSERSGKNIRPSAQKSRDAPELIRTEKQSEDFGQNRKQQNRKRIRAEVGKESRLAEKSEAGQSGRLKEKRADLSENRGDSRRNQTGGSKKPKQKQRLKFAYEETGASVKNDKDMEKLNQMDTYGVNFRHQKQKEKAKKFSYEEARKKKEAKQHSKKAQVYQANEGETPGKKKSRLKFGEGESVKTEKTSVVKKAGSATSVALHREISKNEDDNAAVEGAHKLEESGEGVYRLEQRSARRRKQWASRKRSRLERQEEKQAQAASHQEQKKLKKQIQKQQIKRDYAKAKRSEQTVGTATKGTIDYIKKIGGKVTNFFKENRKVYISVAVLIGLMFLIITNVTSCSAVFLQNVITYTGTSYLSSDQAIREAELYYTQLEANLQERINNMESEEPGHEEYRYNIGPIEHDPFILISYLSAKYEEFTFEQVKPELDALFALQYRLETEAVNETVTETATVRVGESLGQVVTSGYCNCPICCGIWSGGPTASGAYPTANHTLAVDASNPFVPMGTKVVMNGVEYTVEDTGAFARYGVQFDVYYDSHAAASAHGHQTWECYLADDNGSNEVEVTRTRDVDVLNVTLNSGNLMSICQDRLGFFQKELFSAYNDTKGNLQMFATPVDFNWYSSVTSYYGYRIHPISGANQLHNGMDIGAPEGTKVMAGLTGTVTTSAYNDSYGNYVVIKDSKGYELRYARLSSRSVSAGASVTKGDEIGLVGNTGNSTGSHLHIELLKNGERLNPIFYLETGEGAGFGGNEYTSEAAQRLLNEAARYLGTPYVWGGYSPSGFDCSGFVSYCLTHSGVRNTGRLTAQGLYDICTPISQSEAQPGDLIFFTGTYDAGVPVTHIGIYVGNGQMIHCGHPVQYTSINSPYWQSHFYGFGRW; from the coding sequence ATGAAAGTCAGGGATAAGAAAGTCCAGAAGATGACCAAGGATGGTCTGGTGGAAGAAAACCTGACGGATAAATCTTCTGTTCGTGTCAGTAACCGTGCCAGTGATGTGCTGATGGGAGGAAAACAAGGGGAAAAAGAATTAAGCCTTGTGGATAAGTCTTCCCGCCAGTCTGAACGGAGTGGGAAAAATATTCGTCCCTCTGCGCAAAAATCCAGAGATGCACCGGAACTGATACGGACAGAGAAGCAAAGTGAGGATTTTGGACAAAATAGAAAGCAGCAAAACCGGAAAAGGATTCGTGCTGAAGTCGGAAAAGAATCCAGACTTGCAGAAAAATCTGAAGCCGGACAGTCAGGGAGACTGAAAGAAAAACGTGCTGATCTATCAGAAAACAGAGGAGACAGCCGGAGAAATCAGACCGGCGGCAGCAAAAAGCCAAAACAAAAACAACGTTTGAAGTTTGCTTATGAGGAAACTGGTGCTTCTGTGAAAAATGACAAAGATATGGAGAAATTGAACCAGATGGATACGTATGGAGTCAATTTCCGCCATCAGAAACAGAAAGAAAAAGCCAAAAAGTTTTCTTATGAAGAAGCAAGAAAGAAAAAGGAAGCAAAGCAGCATTCCAAGAAAGCACAGGTCTATCAGGCAAATGAAGGAGAAACTCCTGGAAAGAAAAAATCCCGTTTGAAGTTTGGTGAAGGGGAATCTGTGAAAACAGAAAAAACTTCTGTTGTCAAGAAAGCAGGAAGTGCAACTTCCGTAGCATTGCACCGTGAGATCAGCAAAAATGAAGACGATAATGCGGCGGTAGAAGGTGCCCATAAGTTAGAAGAAAGCGGCGAAGGTGTTTACCGGCTGGAACAGAGAAGTGCCAGACGCAGGAAACAGTGGGCATCCAGAAAAAGAAGCAGACTTGAAAGACAGGAAGAGAAACAGGCACAGGCTGCATCCCATCAGGAGCAGAAGAAGCTGAAAAAACAGATTCAGAAGCAACAGATCAAACGGGATTATGCCAAAGCGAAGCGAAGTGAACAGACAGTAGGAACAGCTACAAAAGGTACGATTGATTATATTAAGAAGATTGGCGGTAAGGTCACCAACTTCTTTAAAGAAAATCGGAAGGTGTATATCAGTGTAGCAGTTCTGATCGGATTGATGTTTCTGATCATAACGAATGTCACGTCATGTTCTGCAGTGTTTTTACAAAATGTAATCACTTACACAGGGACCAGTTATCTGTCATCGGATCAGGCAATCCGGGAAGCGGAATTGTATTATACACAGCTGGAAGCTAATCTGCAGGAGCGGATCAACAACATGGAATCTGAAGAACCGGGACATGAGGAATACCGATATAACATCGGACCTATTGAGCATGATCCGTTTATCCTGATCAGTTATCTGTCAGCAAAGTATGAAGAATTTACCTTTGAACAGGTAAAGCCAGAACTGGATGCTCTTTTTGCATTGCAGTATCGGTTAGAAACAGAAGCAGTCAATGAGACTGTGACAGAGACAGCAACTGTAAGAGTTGGAGAATCTTTGGGACAGGTTGTGACCAGTGGGTATTGTAACTGCCCAATTTGTTGTGGTATTTGGAGCGGAGGACCGACTGCCAGTGGAGCATATCCAACTGCCAATCATACCTTAGCGGTAGATGCTTCCAATCCGTTTGTACCAATGGGAACAAAGGTAGTTATGAATGGTGTCGAATATACTGTAGAAGATACCGGAGCTTTCGCAAGATACGGTGTACAGTTTGATGTCTATTATGACAGTCATGCGGCAGCATCTGCACATGGACATCAAACATGGGAATGTTATCTGGCAGATGATAATGGAAGCAATGAAGTGGAAGTGACCAGGACAAGAGATGTAGATGTGCTGAATGTCACCTTAAATAGTGGAAACCTGATGTCAATCTGTCAGGACAGGTTGGGATTTTTCCAGAAAGAACTGTTCAGTGCCTACAACGATACAAAAGGCAACTTGCAGATGTTTGCAACACCGGTTGATTTTAACTGGTATTCCAGTGTGACCAGCTATTATGGATACAGGATTCATCCAATATCAGGAGCAAATCAGCTTCATAATGGTATGGATATCGGAGCACCGGAAGGGACAAAAGTAATGGCAGGGCTGACCGGAACGGTTACAACTTCTGCTTATAACGACAGCTATGGCAATTATGTTGTGATCAAGGACAGTAAAGGCTATGAACTGCGGTATGCACGTTTAAGCAGCCGGAGTGTATCTGCAGGAGCATCCGTCACGAAAGGTGATGAGATAGGGCTTGTAGGAAATACTGGAAATTCTACAGGAAGCCATCTTCACATTGAACTTCTGAAAAATGGAGAGCGGTTAAACCCGATCTTTTATCTGGAAACAGGAGAAGGGGCAGGATTTGGCGGCAATGAATATACCAGTGAAGCAGCACAGCGTTTGTTAAATGAAGCAGCGAGATATCTTGGGACACCGTATGTGTGGGGTGGATATTCGCCAAGTGGATTTGACTGTTCTGGATTCGTAAGTTACTGCCTGACACATTCAGGTGTAAGGAATACAGGAAGATTAACGGCACAGGGATTGTATGACATTTGTACGCCGATATCTCAGTCAGAAGCACAGCCAGGAGATCTGATCTTCTTTACAGGTACTTACGATGCAGGAGTTCCGGTAACGCATATCGGAATCTATGTGGGCAATGGTCAGATGATCCATTGTGGGCATCCGGTGCAGTATACGTCCATCAACTCTCCATACTGGCAGAGTCATTTCTATGGATTCGGACGATGGTAA
- a CDS encoding DUF4315 family protein, whose translation MDSDDGKEKGGVTAVRKGEAMKSLEKATADYEKAKEKMEASKARYEADLKRFKAAEIAKTEAENLEIVKIIRAMDMSIPELEAFKKRMKNELPGRVEIQKEETRSDDEFREDETEEI comes from the coding sequence ATGGATTCGGACGATGGTAAGGAAAAGGGCGGTGTAACAGCCGTCCGGAAAGGAGAAGCGATGAAAAGTCTTGAAAAAGCAACGGCAGATTATGAGAAAGCCAAGGAAAAAATGGAAGCATCCAAAGCCAGATATGAAGCAGATTTAAAGCGTTTCAAGGCTGCGGAGATAGCAAAAACAGAAGCGGAAAATCTGGAAATTGTAAAAATTATCCGTGCGATGGATATGAGCATTCCAGAGCTGGAAGCTTTCAAAAAGAGAATGAAAAATGAACTGCCCGGCAGGGTAGAAATACAGAAGGAGGAAACAAGGTCTGATGATGAATTTAGAGAAGATGAAACAGAAGAAATCTAA
- a CDS encoding CD1107 family mobile element protein: MMNLEKMKQKKSKNSVKKGLLAATTILCLTSPMLQTQSVLAAENTAPAITIEKPDGWRQGETAVAITVDASHMPEGFSITKIEAKAGKDGSWQDVTGNGSISITGNQTVYVRVTDGEGKVYEQNRSIKCYDTEKPTLSASLTDGVLTIQGNDTVSGITSVTVNGTTYTDLKDGMLRVQLTQKDFTTKQIEITVTDGAGNTSEKYVLQNPYYEWAKKQAEKQKTSGDSNGAMATTTSADATGTEKTMTSPLPQDAQASEPTDAKGTVDDRTVTGIEEQLNKEGETADSVTKTATEGTKEFYTISTKSGKIFYLIIDNSKSQDNVYFLTEVSEKDLMNFTLSDSVTLPEVDTVYAEPEKQAEEEKPETTETDEKDKVEDDIQMPEDKSSAGTYLLIGLVAVGAAAGGYYLKVYKPKHEYDDEDEMEEDENESEDSESEKREVDDADEQEEQENAGTEVLKDEDFNDEVLEDEEEEQE, translated from the coding sequence ATGATGAATTTAGAGAAGATGAAACAGAAGAAATCTAAAAATAGCGTGAAAAAAGGATTGCTTGCGGCAACAACGATTCTTTGCTTGACATCGCCTATGTTGCAGACACAGAGTGTGTTAGCGGCAGAGAATACAGCACCCGCAATTACGATTGAAAAGCCAGATGGCTGGAGACAGGGGGAAACGGCAGTCGCAATTACTGTGGATGCCAGTCATATGCCAGAAGGATTTTCTATCACAAAAATTGAAGCGAAAGCTGGGAAAGACGGAAGCTGGCAGGATGTGACAGGGAATGGAAGTATTTCCATTACTGGTAATCAAACGGTCTATGTGCGTGTGACAGATGGTGAGGGGAAGGTCTATGAGCAGAATCGCTCTATTAAGTGTTATGACACAGAAAAGCCTACGCTTTCTGCATCTCTGACAGATGGTGTACTGACGATTCAGGGAAATGATACCGTTTCCGGCATTACTTCTGTGACAGTTAATGGCACCACTTATACAGATCTGAAGGATGGAATGCTGAGAGTGCAACTGACACAGAAAGATTTTACAACAAAACAGATTGAAATCACGGTAACGGATGGTGCCGGAAATACTTCTGAAAAGTATGTGTTGCAGAATCCTTATTATGAATGGGCAAAGAAGCAGGCAGAGAAACAGAAAACTTCAGGTGACAGCAATGGTGCGATGGCAACTACGACCAGTGCAGATGCAACTGGGACTGAGAAAACAATGACTTCACCACTTCCGCAGGATGCACAGGCTTCTGAGCCAACAGATGCAAAAGGAACTGTGGATGATCGGACAGTGACAGGTATTGAGGAACAGCTTAATAAAGAAGGCGAGACAGCAGATTCTGTTACCAAAACAGCTACGGAAGGCACAAAAGAGTTTTATACCATTTCAACTAAGAGTGGTAAGATTTTTTATCTGATCATCGACAATTCAAAATCTCAGGATAATGTGTATTTCCTTACCGAAGTCAGTGAGAAAGATCTGATGAACTTCACACTTTCTGATTCTGTGACACTTCCGGAAGTAGATACTGTTTATGCAGAACCAGAGAAACAGGCTGAAGAAGAAAAGCCGGAAACGACAGAGACAGATGAGAAAGATAAGGTAGAGGATGACATTCAGATGCCAGAAGACAAAAGTTCAGCAGGGACTTATCTACTGATCGGATTGGTTGCTGTTGGAGCTGCGGCAGGTGGTTATTACTTGAAAGTCTACAAACCGAAACATGAATATGATGATGAAGATGAGATGGAAGAGGATGAAAATGAATCCGAAGATTCAGAGTCAGAAAAACGGGAAGTAGACGATGCAGATGAGCAGGAAGAACAGGAAAATGCAGGGACAGAAGTTTTGAAAGATGAAGATTTCAATGATGAGGTACTAGAAGATGAAGAAGAGGAGCAGGAGTAA
- a CDS encoding DNA topoisomerase 3, producing MKLVIAEKPSVAMALASVLGARTRKDGYVEGNGYIVSWCVGHLVGLCDASEYDEKYKKWRYDDLPIVPECWKHKILEGTKKQFEILKKLMRDSKVDEVICATDAGREGELIFRLVYEQAECQKPMKRLWISSMEEQAIKDGFASLKDGSCYDSLYRSALCRAKADWLVGINASRLFSVLYNQNLKVGRVQTPTLAMIVDRNQKIKEFTKEKYYMAHIKFDDMDAVTEHFQKKEDADRVAADCMERMCEVEKDDVKEKTVRPPKLYDLTTLQREANRMFGYTAQQTLDAVQEMYEQKLVTYPRTDSQYLIDEMGESTETLIQMLFGKMPYAEGLEYQPDVSKVLNSKKVSDHHAIIPTMEVAKADIGELKERSRKILYLISARVLTATADPYIYESHKCQITCNYHTFYLNAKKTKQEGFKTIEKKLKQFFGIIVEKEEPELDIWAGKHYGPCDSFVSEHFTQPPKQYTEDTLLSAMERAGNEELTEDTEKKGLGTPATRAAIIEKLIQSGFVKREKKNLIPTDDGNVLITVLPDEIKSPKMTAEWEMALNHIAQNTETADEFLNGITELMQELVARYQGISEEKKNQFQGKAKGEVIGKCPRCGADVREGKVNFYCSDRNCAFTLWKNDKFLASQGKKMDKTTAKKFLSKGKIHYKDLVSRKTGRQYEATVEMVDPGEGNVQFNLIFPQR from the coding sequence ATGAAATTAGTGATTGCAGAAAAGCCATCGGTTGCGATGGCACTGGCTTCTGTGCTTGGAGCCAGAACAAGAAAAGATGGCTACGTGGAGGGAAACGGTTATATCGTTTCCTGGTGCGTAGGACATCTGGTTGGATTATGTGATGCATCGGAATACGATGAAAAATATAAAAAATGGAGATATGATGATCTGCCGATTGTGCCGGAATGTTGGAAACACAAGATTTTGGAGGGCACAAAGAAGCAGTTCGAAATCTTAAAGAAACTGATGAGAGATTCCAAAGTAGATGAAGTGATCTGTGCTACTGATGCAGGACGTGAAGGAGAGTTAATCTTTCGTTTGGTATATGAGCAGGCAGAATGCCAAAAACCGATGAAGCGGCTCTGGATCTCATCTATGGAAGAACAGGCAATTAAAGATGGATTTGCGTCATTAAAAGACGGTTCGTGTTATGACAGTCTCTATCGGTCAGCACTTTGCAGGGCAAAGGCAGACTGGTTGGTGGGAATCAATGCGAGCCGTCTTTTTTCCGTTCTGTATAACCAGAATCTGAAAGTTGGAAGAGTGCAGACACCAACACTTGCTATGATCGTGGATCGAAATCAGAAGATCAAGGAATTTACCAAAGAGAAATATTATATGGCTCATATCAAGTTTGACGATATGGATGCGGTCACAGAGCATTTTCAGAAAAAAGAAGATGCAGATAGAGTGGCTGCGGACTGTATGGAGCGTATGTGCGAAGTGGAGAAGGATGATGTGAAAGAGAAAACAGTCCGCCCTCCGAAGCTTTATGATCTGACCACTCTGCAGAGGGAAGCAAACAGAATGTTTGGTTATACCGCACAGCAGACATTGGATGCCGTGCAGGAGATGTATGAGCAGAAGCTGGTCACTTATCCGAGAACAGACAGCCAGTATTTGATAGATGAGATGGGAGAAAGCACAGAAACTCTGATTCAGATGTTATTTGGGAAAATGCCTTATGCTGAAGGTCTGGAATATCAACCGGACGTGAGTAAGGTATTAAATTCAAAGAAAGTATCCGATCACCATGCGATTATCCCAACCATGGAAGTAGCCAAAGCAGATATTGGTGAACTGAAAGAACGAAGCCGCAAGATTTTGTATCTGATCAGCGCCAGAGTTCTGACAGCAACTGCAGATCCTTATATTTATGAGAGTCATAAATGTCAGATTACCTGCAATTATCATACGTTTTATCTCAATGCAAAGAAAACAAAACAGGAAGGGTTCAAGACAATTGAGAAAAAACTGAAACAGTTCTTTGGAATCATTGTAGAAAAAGAAGAGCCGGAGTTGGATATCTGGGCAGGCAAGCATTATGGTCCCTGTGATTCTTTTGTATCGGAGCATTTTACACAGCCACCGAAACAGTACACAGAAGATACCCTGCTTTCTGCGATGGAACGTGCTGGGAATGAAGAGCTGACCGAAGATACGGAAAAGAAAGGACTTGGCACACCGGCAACAAGGGCAGCAATCATTGAAAAACTGATTCAGTCTGGTTTTGTGAAAAGGGAAAAGAAAAATCTGATTCCGACAGATGATGGAAATGTACTGATTACGGTTTTGCCGGACGAGATTAAATCTCCGAAGATGACAGCTGAATGGGAAATGGCATTGAATCACATTGCCCAGAATACAGAGACAGCAGATGAATTCCTAAATGGGATTACAGAGCTGATGCAGGAACTGGTTGCCAGATATCAGGGGATTTCAGAAGAGAAGAAAAATCAGTTTCAGGGAAAAGCAAAAGGAGAAGTCATTGGCAAATGTCCCCGTTGTGGAGCTGATGTCCGGGAAGGAAAAGTAAACTTTTACTGTTCTGACCGGAATTGTGCTTTTACCTTGTGGAAGAATGATAAATTCCTTGCAAGCCAGGGGAAAAAGATGGATAAGACGACAGCAAAGAAGTTCCTGTCTAAAGGAAAAATCCATTATAAGGATCTGGTATCCAGAAAAACAGGGAGACAGTATGAAGCAACCGTGGAAATGGTTGATCCCGGAGAGGGAAATGTACAGTTTAATCTGATTTTCCCACAACGATAA